In Arthrobacter alpinus, a single window of DNA contains:
- a CDS encoding cupin domain-containing protein codes for MDTKKQAKSFIRQAVEGEQRWFYGGGVHTWLAKTEDTDGASLIYRDEMESGKVTPMHIHPDTDEALYILSGEILMNLDGVEQRVGAGGLVMALRGQPHAFKVTAEDTSVLCFQTPGNAQGFYMGASVPMGGEGSGVVDFDQIMESGKNNGGIVIVGPPPFD; via the coding sequence ATGGACACGAAGAAGCAGGCCAAGTCATTCATCCGCCAGGCAGTGGAAGGTGAGCAGCGGTGGTTCTACGGTGGCGGTGTCCACACCTGGCTGGCCAAGACCGAGGACACCGACGGCGCTTCGCTGATCTACCGGGATGAAATGGAGTCCGGCAAGGTGACGCCCATGCACATCCACCCGGACACGGACGAGGCCCTGTACATCCTCTCCGGGGAGATCCTCATGAACCTCGACGGCGTTGAACAGCGGGTCGGCGCAGGCGGCTTGGTCATGGCGCTGCGCGGCCAACCCCACGCGTTCAAGGTCACGGCCGAGGACACCAGCGTGCTGTGCTTCCAGACGCCCGGCAACGCCCAGGGTTTCTACATGGGCGCCAGCGTACCCATGGGCGGCGAGGGCAGCGGGGTGGTTGATTTCGATCAAATCATGGAGTCCGGGAAGAACAATGGCGGGATCGTTATTGTTGGCCCGCCGCCGTTTGACTGA
- a CDS encoding TetR/AcrR family transcriptional regulator, giving the protein MSTPYLELGRSGQKRRTLNALVEAARVMVAAGKSPTVDEAAAAAGVARSTAYRYFPGQRELLAAAHPETALESMLPENPGQDPAERLDAVVRRFTGMIVETEDQQRTMLRLSLDPVESRGGLPLRQGRAIPWITEALEPLRGRLSDAEIHRLVLAVRSATGIEALVWLVDIGGLSREEASASMRWSAQGLLRQALEIGPPSY; this is encoded by the coding sequence ATGTCAACCCCTTATTTGGAACTCGGACGCAGCGGCCAGAAGCGGCGCACACTCAACGCCCTTGTGGAGGCTGCGCGTGTGATGGTCGCCGCCGGAAAGTCGCCAACTGTCGATGAGGCTGCCGCTGCGGCCGGGGTGGCAAGGAGTACGGCCTACCGTTATTTCCCGGGGCAGCGTGAACTGTTGGCTGCAGCCCATCCGGAGACGGCGCTGGAGTCCATGCTGCCTGAAAACCCGGGACAGGATCCTGCAGAGCGGCTCGACGCCGTCGTACGCCGATTCACGGGCATGATCGTTGAAACCGAGGACCAGCAACGGACCATGCTCAGGTTGTCGCTCGATCCGGTGGAATCCCGCGGAGGCCTTCCGCTGCGCCAAGGCCGGGCCATTCCCTGGATCACCGAGGCGCTGGAGCCGCTGCGGGGCAGGCTGTCCGACGCCGAAATTCACCGCTTGGTCTTGGCCGTCCGTAGCGCCACCGGCATCGAAGCCCTCGTCTGGCTGGTGGACATTGGCGGGTTGTCGCGTGAGGAAGCCTCGGCGTCAATGCGCTGGAGCGCCCAAGGCTTGCTTCGTCAGGCGCTGGAAATCGGGCCGCCAAGCTACTGA